Genomic window (Salvelinus namaycush isolate Seneca chromosome 10, SaNama_1.0, whole genome shotgun sequence):
AAGCCTCCATCTGATCTGGTGGCTTGCTAATTCTTAGTTTGTCGCATTGTGTTGACAAATGCACAGCTTTAACTTGTCTAACGACAGAGGTTTTCTCTGGTCTCGTTCCTTCATAACACCATCATCATACTCAAAGGTGCTGGCCAGCAACATGCAGATTTCTAAAAATACAAATGATAGCTAGGATTCTTTTCACAAGTGTGCCAAAGGTCAAACCTGAAATGGGTGATTCATTAAGTCATTGTAATTTTTTATTTGTTCTATATGTAACTTATTGGTAATAGCCATAAAGAATATGCCTAATAGAAATACTGTTATATTTGTTCATAAACTGTTTGCTTACATTATAATGTGACTGACAGTATGCGATGTAGCTGAACATGACCATCCCTGATAATAGACTGCCCATTTAATTGTATCAGATAAGAATGGGATAATGAGCAGGAAGGAAGTCCCTGGCACAAGAAACCACATTTGTCAAAATCTTACAGATACCAATTTATTACCCTACTGATAAGTTACTGTTAGATGTTTCAATCCCACAGAAGCACACCACACCTGTTACCAATCTAGTGTAGTATACAGCGATATTCAAAATGATACATTCCAAATGACACTTAAAACACGATAATAGAAAATGTGATAAAAGGGACAGAGTGAGAACAGAGGATTTCCAACTGATTCAGAGGGTGAATCACTGGAGAAGACAGGAAAGGAAGAGAGGCCCTCTGAAAGTGTCAACTCAGGTTTCCCAGTAGGAACAGGTTCTCAGCTTCCTGCAGCATGACTTCAGAAGGACAAAGTTCACAACGTTTTCCTCCACTAAAGAGACAGAGCAGCACTTTATACTCATTTAACCACTTTATTTCTGTTAAGAATGCTTTTCTGTTGTTTTCGTCATATTGGCAAGGCCTGGCAAACAGCAGTATTCAATCAATGAACATATTGTCTTTCCAAAGCATTCAAAGAAGTCAGACATGCACAGATCCATTTGATTATGACCATTTTCCTAAGTAATCCACTTGGCATACTTGTAATTGGTTTACTGTATATGATCTGTTATGTGGTCTAACATTTTCCACTGTACTGAACATACAGCAGCAGCCTGTCATTGCAGTgctaaatgtgtgttttgttgccAGTGGTGCTGATCGGAGACTCTGGTGTGGGGAAGAGTAACCTGCTGTCCCGTTTCACACGGAATGAGTTCAACCTGGAGAGCAAAAGCACCATCGGTGTGGAATTCGCCACCCGCAGCATCCAGGTGGACGGCAAGATGATAAAGGCCCAGATCTGGGATACAGCTGGACAGGAGCGCTACAGAGCCATCACCTCAGCGTGAGTGGAGGAGGGAGCTCACTGCTCAATAATGTTAAGGATGCTCGTCTTGCTGTAACCTGCCCTTTATGGAACTAGCATATTTTGATAGTACTGAAACCATTGTTTGAAATCTTTCTCTATCTTAGTCTCACAACCTATGACCTCCTATCCTCCCTGCTCTGTCCCAATCAGGTACTACCGGGGGGCGGTGGGGGCTCTCCTAGTGTACGACATTGCCAAGCATCTAACCTATGAAAACGTGGAGCGCTGGCTGAAGGAGCTGAGGGATCATGCTGATAACAACATCGTCATCATGCTGGTGGGCAACAAGAGTGACCTGCGCCACCTCAGGGCAGTGCCCACAGACGAGGCTCGCGCCTTCGCAGGTAAACAACAAAAACACTGGAGTAGATGACAGCTCACTCTGGGGACAAAGAAGACACCCCTGTTGGTCTCAACTCaatcttttctctctttctccctcagaaAAGAATACGCTATCATTTATTGAGACCTCAGCTTTGGACTCCACTAATGTAGAAGAGGCGTTCAAGAACATCCTCGCAGGTAAGAAGAGGGAGCCACGACACACCTCACATTACTGGAAACAAACTAGTCTATAAGGTATGTATTATTGGcacattgtattttcagttactGTCTCTTCTTTTTCCTCCAGAAATCTACCGAATCGTATCACAGAAGCAGATAGCTGACAGATCAGCACATGACGAGTCTCCAGGCAACAATGTAGTGGACATCAGTGTCCCCCCCACCACCGATGGGCAGAAAAACAAACTACCGTGCTGCCAAAGCCTGTGACCCTCAGCACTCCTCTGACCCCCTttccccaacccccctccacttCCACCATCACACTGTCTTAACCTGTACCGCCCATTCTGTCTTTGTTACCATATGTGGCGACGCCctactctcccctccctccctgtataCAAAACTTACTTTTTATTACTTGTGAACTCACATATGCTCTTCTGTCATGAAGTGAAACGTAAAAAAGCCTTCCTGTCACTTGTTCAGTTATTCATGGATTCAACATTGAGGTTCCTGCAGTGTAGCAACAGGACAGTTGTCTGTGAAATGGGATGAGCTGGATTTGAAGTGCTGTAGTGTTTTGGACTCTGGGATTTGAACAatgaccactagatggtgctgtgtatatagcctctcaCAGTTTCTCTTGAATAAGGCAGTATAATTACATTGGTATATGCATTTCGTTAGTTATCATGCCAGAAATGAccttcattgtgtatttattcaaatgtatttgtctcaccttttcattgttttattttcaaTAAGCACTGTAAGACTTTACAATAAACTCAATGACAAAGTAATACGTAAGTCATTCATTTAACATATGCAACCCTTATCAGTGTGCTGTACAGTACTGGAATTCAAAATGCTCAACTTTAGATGTATGTGGGTAGACTATGTGAGCTGTCTTgtcctgtatgtctgtctgtccttaTGGAGGCTTGCTGTTGTAGAGGCGGGGGTCTACAGGAGGTTGTTTACATTTCCTCCAGGCCCAGTCCTGTTCCTCTGATCTAGGACAGCGCCACACCCCATTAGAGATAGCCTAGTGGTGTCAAGCATGATGCTACAGCAGCATATGAAAACTATTAGACCCGTGTTTATTCTAAGCCCCTTATAGGCCTATCTGCCAGGCATTGCATGGGAGCGAGATCCAGGAACTAACTGTTCACAGGGATTCAATTCAACATTTCATCAGTTGCTGACCTCTGTGTAAGCCAGTAGTGGAAAACAGAATTGAATTATCGAATGACATGACCCTCTCATCTTTGGCGGTCTATTTTAGGAGGATGGATTAGAAAAGAGCCTTGGATGGAGATGAGTTTTATATaccaaacaaaaatataaacacaacgtgcaacaatttcaataattttactatgttacagttcatataaggaaatcagtcaattgaaataaattcattaggccctaatctatggttttcacatgactgggcatgagagcagccatggatgggcctgggagggcataggcccaagccaagccaagccaatcagaattagtttttccccacaaaaggaatttattacatacagaaatactcccgtttcatcagctgtccgggtggctggtctcagacgatcccgcaggtgaagaagccggatgtggatatCCTTGGCTGaacttggtctgcggttgtaaggccagttggacatactgccaaattctctaaaatgacgttgaggcggcttatggtagagaaattaacattcaattctgacaacaggtctggtggacattcctgcagtcagcatgccaattgcacactccctcaaaacttgagacatctgtgttgtgtgacaaaacagcacattttagagtggccttttattgttcccagcacaagttgcacctgtgtaatgattatgctgtttaatcagcttcttgatagtCAGGTGGAtcaattatcttggcaaaggagaaatgctttttgtgcatatggaacatttcagggattttgtatttcagttcatgaaacatgggaccaacactttacatttctgttcagtataaGTTGAGAATGTAACCAGTAAGTCAACATACTTTAACACATGACATGGGACATTTTGTTGATATGTTTACCCTGTTGTTGAACTGAGAGTGACTGGGAACCAGAGCACTAGATACCAAACAAATTCTACATTTTCCATGTGAACAAAAAGTGCAAAACCCCTATCAAGAGTAATGTGACCTAGGATAGTACACACAATATTTGCATGAACTTTGGAAAAGTTCAACCAACATTTTGCAAACAATTCCATTTTGGACTGAATGTGTTAACTGATGCAGATAACCGTAAAGTCTGAAATAACATCAAATAAGAGGCCTGTGTAGTACATGCAAGTGTCCACATCATTAAGAAGACAAAGGAGTCATTGATGTTTATCCATTCTGTAGCTTCATTTTTAAATTTGCGTTGCACACTTTTCTTGGCTGATTGCAAGCACCAACATATCTTGGTGAAGACATCTTTCTTTATACATTGCACAACATTAACATGTTTTGAAATACTATAGTGTAAGATTGATACAAATCCTGTGCTTAATGAATAATTGAAACAAATTACAAATGATACACATGAATATATTAAAAACTGTGGTAAAATGAACACGAGATTAAAACATTAACAAAAACAAGTCTACAAAGCTGATATGTTGCTCCTTTTACATAcgagcatgacaatgccctggACCCTTGGTTTCATCTTCAAATCAAAAACGAAATCAGAGGAGCAATATCCGAACACCAGAAACTGGGAAAATTGTACAATATCAGTAACACTTTTAAATCCCTTTTAAAGTCTGTATTGGGAGATGATATAAACAACCACACTGTATTCATTTCCATTATAGTTTTGTGAAAGTGCCGTTTGATATACTGGTATAAAAACACAAGAATCAATGCTTCTTTGGAGAGAAGGAACTGTTTGAGTTAGCGTTTATAACACTGGAGTTGAATGTCTCTGAGCATATTGTAGGCAACCAAGACTCGCATAGAAAAATCCAACATCCTATCATGACCTTCTCAGCCTACACGAGTGAGCGAACTGCTACGATCCTTCATATGCACTTACTTCTACATTATACTTCTGCTTTCATTACGTATTGTTAAGGTTATAGGTAAGAATTGCACTGTGAAGTGATCGAATTGCACACTTGCTGTAACTACACCCGACATTGCAAAGTCTCCATAGCTCCCAACATGTCAGCTGGAGGCGAACTCACCAATCAGAGACAGCATGTGACATGGGCAGTGCCCATCGCTGACGACGCAGATAAGAACTCTCTCCACCCTGAAAGATCCTCAACACGGTTCCACCCCACCACACACccacaggaaaataacctcatactAAACTCTAGTATTACTATTGCACAACGTTATCAACCCTTTAACACCAGATGAGGATTCCTTCAGTGACAATCGCCactttacaacaacaaaaacatttatcTATTTTCAAAATGGGTCTCCCAACAGGACACTACACTGAACTGAACTGGGCTGACTAGTGTTCGTCTATGCTGAGGATGACTACCTACTTTGTTTACTGTAGATCACCATTTTCCCCCCAAGTTTAATCTGATTTCAGAAAGCCACTCACACAACCAGGGTTCTTACAGCTGCATAAATAAACCTTTCCAGTGCATAGCTGTTCCACCGCAAAGCCCTTTAGGGGATCAACCCTCAGGTACCGGAAGAGTTGAACCTGCCCCTACAGATGAGCAATAGATAGGAGCATGATTGCTATGAAGGGGTTAAAACAAATTCGA
Coding sequences:
- the LOC120054743 gene encoding ras-related protein Rab-11B-like, which translates into the protein MGNRDDEYDFLFKVVLIGDSGVGKSNLLSRFTRNEFNLESKSTIGVEFATRSIQVDGKMIKAQIWDTAGQERYRAITSAYYRGAVGALLVYDIAKHLTYENVERWLKELRDHADNNIVIMLVGNKSDLRHLRAVPTDEARAFAEKNTLSFIETSALDSTNVEEAFKNILAEIYRIVSQKQIADRSAHDESPGNNVVDISVPPTTDGQKNKLPCCQSL